One stretch of Aquimarina sp. Aq107 DNA includes these proteins:
- a CDS encoding right-handed parallel beta-helix repeat-containing protein: MQFKFISYRFLLLSVLVFSSQILTSKSRTKHNYSNIIEVQTNNTNYYVSPNGNDNNSGTSEDSPFATIQKAQSVAQGGDYIFLFGGVYKIQGSGQTGITLSKSGTSANPIRLWAYEDQTPVLDFSNLSHEFGVHGIHIDGNWWHLKGIEMKNAAEGSGNSAAGIIVFGSNNILELMDVHNIAGKAVQIFGSAANNTVKNCDAHHNYDPLHSGSNSDGFQAAFGSGNNNKFTGCRAWYNSDDGWDLFDMEGTTIIENCWSFLNGYIPDTNTKAGDGNGFKLGSNSTGPRHQVHFNLAAGNDLRGFDYNGGSGGMDLYNNTSYDNGFVDFRLGESLGFNVQNNIGYLSSQNVQGERGNNVSDNSWNLSVVVNNDDFISLDINQLLRSRKPDGSLPDVDYLHLKSGSDLVDKGVDLGFSFNGNAPDLGAFEAGGIQGNDEIVSVNSPDQVRPGEEVTIKVDYNAAVDRDIIVVFQKDSDDFRFFTSNTVSVAKGSGGVEVILNIPSDVPIANDAYQFSTILTTRNGGYDDRRDDLSNKDVDVVTEILLDDKITSVIAPSEVVPGEVVEISVDYSASEDSDIVIYFQRDSGDYQFYTDGRVSVTRGSGSVKIPLTIPSDVPVANDAYQFQTLITTRGGHWNERLDNLAKTNIDVISQLEDKLNWVNNPESIKQGDNLNVTVNYTASTDRDIIVIFQKDSDDFGFFTSNTISVTKGSGTVEVPLTIPQDVPVATDAYQFNTVLTTRDGGWDERKDNLAKADIDVFPSSRISEDIETFSDVEFKVLQNPVLNNELNISGPEKYNIRIYDISGKEVFKADKLQGDSRLSLKGIYRGLYLVKMTNTVTFHKKSKKIVIQ; encoded by the coding sequence ATGCAATTTAAATTTATTTCATACAGATTTTTGCTTTTATCTGTTCTTGTTTTTTCCAGTCAAATTTTAACTTCGAAATCAAGGACAAAACATAATTATAGCAACATTATAGAAGTTCAAACTAACAATACAAATTATTATGTTTCACCAAATGGGAATGACAATAATTCTGGTACTTCGGAAGATAGCCCATTTGCAACCATCCAAAAGGCACAATCAGTAGCACAAGGTGGTGATTATATTTTCCTTTTCGGAGGTGTTTATAAAATTCAAGGTTCTGGACAGACAGGTATAACACTATCTAAGAGTGGTACATCTGCTAACCCCATCAGGCTTTGGGCTTATGAAGATCAAACCCCTGTACTTGATTTTTCCAACTTAAGTCATGAGTTTGGTGTACATGGAATACATATAGACGGAAATTGGTGGCATTTAAAGGGTATTGAAATGAAAAATGCAGCGGAAGGCAGTGGAAACTCGGCTGCAGGAATTATTGTCTTTGGTAGTAATAATATCTTAGAATTAATGGATGTTCACAACATTGCAGGAAAAGCAGTTCAAATTTTTGGTTCAGCAGCAAATAATACCGTAAAAAATTGTGATGCACATCATAACTATGATCCTTTACACTCTGGTAGTAACTCAGATGGTTTCCAAGCTGCTTTTGGAAGTGGAAATAATAACAAGTTTACAGGCTGCCGTGCATGGTACAATTCTGATGATGGATGGGATTTGTTTGATATGGAGGGTACTACTATAATTGAAAACTGCTGGTCTTTTCTAAATGGATATATACCAGACACAAACACTAAAGCTGGTGACGGTAACGGCTTTAAACTAGGTAGTAATTCAACTGGCCCAAGACATCAGGTGCATTTTAACTTAGCTGCTGGAAATGATTTGAGAGGATTCGATTATAATGGCGGTAGTGGCGGTATGGATTTATATAACAATACCTCTTATGATAATGGTTTTGTTGACTTTAGATTAGGGGAGTCATTAGGCTTTAATGTTCAGAACAATATTGGGTATTTAAGTTCTCAGAATGTTCAGGGAGAAAGAGGAAACAATGTTTCCGATAATTCATGGAATCTTTCTGTTGTTGTGAATAATGATGATTTTATTAGTCTTGACATAAATCAATTATTAAGATCCCGAAAACCCGACGGAAGCCTTCCTGATGTCGACTATTTACATTTAAAATCAGGAAGTGACCTTGTAGACAAGGGTGTTGATTTAGGATTTTCTTTTAATGGTAATGCGCCTGATTTAGGAGCTTTTGAAGCTGGTGGAATTCAAGGAAATGATGAAATTGTATCGGTTAATTCACCAGATCAGGTAAGACCTGGTGAGGAAGTGACTATTAAGGTGGATTATAATGCTGCAGTTGATAGGGATATTATAGTGGTTTTTCAAAAAGATAGCGATGATTTTAGATTTTTCACCTCAAATACTGTAAGTGTTGCAAAAGGATCTGGTGGTGTAGAAGTTATATTGAATATCCCGTCAGATGTTCCTATAGCAAATGATGCGTATCAATTTAGTACTATCTTGACAACACGTAACGGTGGTTATGATGATCGAAGAGATGATTTGTCTAATAAAGATGTTGACGTAGTAACCGAAATTTTATTAGACGATAAAATAACATCGGTAATTGCTCCAAGTGAGGTAGTGCCAGGAGAAGTTGTTGAGATAAGTGTGGATTATAGTGCTTCTGAAGATTCTGATATTGTTATTTATTTTCAGCGTGATAGTGGTGATTATCAGTTTTATACTGATGGGCGAGTTTCTGTAACAAGGGGATCTGGTAGTGTAAAAATTCCATTAACGATTCCATCAGATGTACCAGTGGCAAACGATGCGTATCAATTTCAAACTTTAATTACCACTCGCGGTGGTCATTGGAATGAACGATTGGATAATTTGGCAAAAACGAATATTGATGTTATCTCTCAGTTAGAAGACAAATTGAATTGGGTAAATAATCCAGAATCTATAAAACAAGGAGATAATTTAAATGTTACAGTAAATTATACTGCGTCTACTGATAGGGATATTATAGTGATCTTTCAAAAAGATAGCGATGATTTTGGATTTTTTACTTCTAATACTATAAGTGTAACAAAAGGGTCAGGTACGGTAGAGGTTCCATTAACTATTCCGCAAGATGTGCCAGTAGCAACTGATGCGTATCAATTTAATACTGTTTTGACAACACGTGATGGAGGTTGGGATGAGCGAAAAGATAATTTAGCAAAAGCAGATATAGATGTTTTTCCGTCTTCAAGAATATCAGAGGACATAGAGACTTTTTCTGATGTTGAGTTTAAAGTACTACAAAATCCAGTTTTAAATAATGAATTAAATATTTCAGGGCCAGAGAAATATAATATACGTATATATGATATTTCTGGAAAAGAAGTGTTTAAGGCAGATAAATTACAGGGTGATTCTAGATTATCATTAAAAGGGATATATAGAGGTCTTTATCTAGTTAAAATGACTAATACTGTTACCTTTCATAAGAAATCAAAAAAAATAGTTATTCAATAA